The Deltaproteobacteria bacterium region GGCGTTTGTTGGAACCGACAAACGGTCGTGCACGGCGGCCGTTGTCAAACAACGCATCAACTGATTCCTGAAGCATGCGCTTTTCATTGCGGATGATGATGTCGGGAGCGTTTAATTCCATCAAACGTTTCAAACGATTGTTTCGGTTGATCACGCGGCGGTATAAATCATTCAAATCGGAAGTGGCAAAACGGCCTCCGTCAAGAGGAACCAAAGGACGCAAATCAGGAGGCAATACCGGAACCACTTCGAGCATCATCCATTCAGGATGGTTTGCCGATTCGCGAAACTGCTCCACCAATTTCAAACGTTTTGCCAATTTTTTGCTGATCGCAACGGATTTTGTTTTCTTCAGGTCGCGGCGCAATTTTTTGGAGAGTTCATCAATATCAACTTTTTTGAGCATATCCCGAATCACCTCGCCGCCCATTCCAACGGTGAAGGTGTGACCAAATTCCACGAGAGATTTCTGGTAACGGTCTTCCGAAAGGATTTCTCTTTCAACAAGAGTGGTATTACACGGATCAATGACCATGTAGGCTTCGCAATACAAAACTCTTTCCAATTCTTTGAGACTGATATCGAGCATCAAACCGATACGGGATGGAAGACTTTTCAAAAACCAGATATGAGCCACCGGCGTTGCCAAAGTGATGTGCCCCATTCTTTCTCTGCGAACTTTGGATTGAATCACTTCCACACCGCATTTTTCGCAGACGATGCCACGGTGTTTCATGCGTTTATATTTTCCGCAGTTACATTCGTAATCTTTGACAGGACCAAAAATTTTGGCGCAGAACAAACCGTCGCGTTCCGGTTTGAATGTACGATAATTGATGGTCTCGGGTTTTTTTACCTCTCCATGAGACCAGCCTCTTATCTTTTCCGTGGAAGAAAGCCGGATTCGAATGCCTTCAAAACACAGAGGGTTTTTCGGTTTTTCAAAAAAATTATAAACGTCAACCATATTGAAATCCTTTCATTCAGGTCCATGGTCCCTAGTCCATGGTCCATAGTCTGTTTAATGTATCTGCCGTGCATCCTGCTGGGTCTCCATCAACTCTACATCGAGTCCCAAAGCCATTAATTCCTTAAGCAACACGTTGAATGATTCGGGGAGTCCCGGTTCCAGGATTTTTTCTCCCTTCACAATCGATTCATACATGCGCGTACGACCAATTACGTCGTCGGATTTGACGGTCAAAAATTCCTGCAAGCAGTAGGCGGCTCCATATGCTTGGAGCGCCCAGACTTCCATTTCTCCCAATCTCTGACCACCAAACTGTGCTTTTCCTCCGAGTGGTTGTTGTGTCACCAGAGAGTAAGGTCCGATGGAGCGCGCGTGAATCTTGTCGTCAACCAAATGATGGAGTTTCAAAATATACATGATCCCCACCGTGACAGGACTGTCGAACACTTCGCCTGTTTTTCCGTCGAAAAGAGTGACCTGACCTGAAAGATGAAGACCTGCTTCTTTGAGACAGCTTTTCACTTCTGTTTCCGTGGCACCGTCAAAAACGGGAGTCTGCATCGGTACGCCACGGCTTAATTTTTTGGCCAAGACTTGCAGTTGTTCTACGGTGGCCTTTTCCACAAAGTTGTCAACTTTGGGAGAATCGTAAATTTTCTTGAGTTGTTTTGCCAAGCCTTCACGATCCAAGGCGCCTTCCAAAAGACGGCCGATTTTTTCGCCAAGACCTCTAGCGGCCCAACCCAAATGAATTTCAAGAATTTGTCCCACGTTCATACGTGAAGGAACGCCCAAGGGATTCAACACAACATCCACGGGACGACCATCGACCATGTAGGGCATATCTTCAGCGGGAAGAATTCGGGAGATCACGCCTTTATTTCCGTGACGTCCGGCCATCTTGTCACCGACCGAGAGTTTACGTTTGATAGCAACATAAACTTTCACCAGTTTGATGACTCCCGGTGGCAATTCGTCTCCACTCTTGAGGCGGTTCATCTTTTGGTCGAACATCATGCGAACCATATCCACCTGCTCTTCAACACCTTCAATAATTTCCTGAACCTGCTCTTCCAGATTTTCATCATCCACCGAAATTTCAGCCCATTTTTCAAACGGGACTTTTTCAAGCCCGGCTTCGGTGATGTTTTTTCCTTTCGCCAGAAGAGTCACTTCACCTTCTTCGTCGGTTACTTTGGAGGTGGAAACTTTTCCAACAAGGATGTTTTTGATTTTTTTCTTGGCGGCATCACGTACTCTGCTGACTTCGCCATCCATCTCCTGATTGATCTTGATGCTTTCTTCATCCTGCATTTCCTTGGCGCGATTATCCAGATCGGTCCCTTCGCGTGAAAAAACCTGTGTGTTAATAACAATTCCCGAAACACCGGGAGGGACGTGCATTGAAGTATCTTTCACATCGCCGGCCTTTTCACCAAAGATGGCGCGAAGCAGTCTCTCTTCGGGAGAAAGTTGCGTCTCGCCTTTGGGTGTGATTTTTCCGACCAAAATATCGTCGGGTTTCACTTCGGCACCGATGCGAACAATACCCCCTTCATCAAGATTTTTGAGGGCTTCTTCGCCGACGTTGGGAATATCGCGGGTGATATCTTCTTTTCCAAGTTTGGTGTCGCGGGCGGCGCATTCAAATTCTTCAATATGAATGGAGGTGAAAACATCTTCCTTCACCAAACGTTCGTTGACCAAAATGGAATCTTCAAAATTGTAGCCGCCCCATGGCATGAAAGCCACGAGCACATTGGAGCCCAGCGCCAATTCCCCCTCTTCGGTGGCGGGGCCGTCCGAAATTACATCCCCTTTTCTGATTTTATCCCCTTTGGCTACAATGGGGCGCTGGTTGATGCAGGTGTTCTGATTAGAACGCTGGTATTTAATAAGGTTGTAAACATCGAGATCCGAGTTTTTGTCTTTGTCTGTTTTGTCAGACTGAATAACGATTCGATTTGCATCGCACTCCACAACGGTACCATCTCTTTTGGCAACGGTTGTCACACCGGAATCTCTTGCGACAATTGCCTCAATGCCGGTTCCCACAAGCGGGGCTTCGGTTTTCAAAAGAGGAACGGCTTGACGTTGCATGTTGGAACCCATCAAAGCACGGTTGGCGTCGTCGTGTTCCAGAAAGGGAATCAGAGCCGCGGCGATGGAAACCAGCTGTTGCGGAGAGACGTCCATCAGGGTGACTTCTTTCGCGAGACTCGTCACAAA contains the following coding sequences:
- the rpoB gene encoding DNA-directed RNA polymerase subunit beta, which encodes MANQFPIRRFRKDFSKLKQVVDIPNLIQIQKNSFMHFLQADTPPDQRLDIGLQGVFKSVFPIKDYNQTASLEFIQYQLDKPKYDVAECRTRGMTFAAPIRVLVRLVVFSLDEETKVQAIRDVKEQEVYFGEIPLMTENGTFIVNGTERVVVSQLHRSPGVFFEHDKGKTHSSGKLLFSARMIPYRGAWLDFEFDAKDIVHVRIDRRRKFAATVLLRALGFTEEDILNYFYYTEIVSYEGKHYTKNAVHEVLIHQRASKDIKGSDGEVLVRKGRKFTLPLLEKLKKGKIKHIPIEEEELVGRVAAHDIIDKATGEVMLGMNQVLTAKVLEDIRHRKINDLPLLYIDEINYGPYLRNTLLVDKVKTCEESMAEIYKRLRPGDPATPEAALALFENLFFNPERYDLSKVGRLKINYKFGFDIPLEVTTLRKEDILATVKYLVRLKDGEGDIDDIDHLGNRRVRSVGELLENQYRVGLVRMDRAIKERMSLQDVETLMPHDLINSKPVSAVIKEFFGSSQLSQFMDQTNPLAEITHKRRLSALGPGGLTRERAGFEVRDVHPTHYGRICPIETPEGPNIGLISSLATYARVNNYGFIETPYRKVTNGHVTDEVHYSSALDEAKHLIAQANAAVSKDGRFSADIVSCRSHGEFVTSLAKEVTLMDVSPQQLVSIAAALIPFLEHDDANRALMGSNMQRQAVPLLKTEAPLVGTGIEAIVARDSGVTTVAKRDGTVVECDANRIVIQSDKTDKDKNSDLDVYNLIKYQRSNQNTCINQRPIVAKGDKIRKGDVISDGPATEEGELALGSNVLVAFMPWGGYNFEDSILVNERLVKEDVFTSIHIEEFECAARDTKLGKEDITRDIPNVGEEALKNLDEGGIVRIGAEVKPDDILVGKITPKGETQLSPEERLLRAIFGEKAGDVKDTSMHVPPGVSGIVINTQVFSREGTDLDNRAKEMQDEESIKINQEMDGEVSRVRDAAKKKIKNILVGKVSTSKVTDEEGEVTLLAKGKNITEAGLEKVPFEKWAEISVDDENLEEQVQEIIEGVEEQVDMVRMMFDQKMNRLKSGDELPPGVIKLVKVYVAIKRKLSVGDKMAGRHGNKGVISRILPAEDMPYMVDGRPVDVVLNPLGVPSRMNVGQILEIHLGWAARGLGEKIGRLLEGALDREGLAKQLKKIYDSPKVDNFVEKATVEQLQVLAKKLSRGVPMQTPVFDGATETEVKSCLKEAGLHLSGQVTLFDGKTGEVFDSPVTVGIMYILKLHHLVDDKIHARSIGPYSLVTQQPLGGKAQFGGQRLGEMEVWALQAYGAAYCLQEFLTVKSDDVIGRTRMYESIVKGEKILEPGLPESFNVLLKELMALGLDVELMETQQDARQIH